The Polaribacter tangerinus genome has a segment encoding these proteins:
- a CDS encoding RNA-binding domain-containing protein yields MDTTLDALLSLSTENESVEFKEAKNQIDKDKLGKYFSALSNEANLANKPNAWLVLGIKNNKSIVGTAITDKQLNEYKAEIVKHTSPKTNFISTKRVSQDGSAIILLEIPAAPKGFPLSWKGHCYGRDGESLGALSSDEYDRIKLQNKTEDWSAKIVKNATLQDLSEEAVKQARVRYTQKNPKLEDTIKSWSDAVFLNKAKLTIKDKITNTAIILLGKPESEHFLSPATSKITWILKDSDNLEKDYEHFTCPLLLNIEGVYSKIRNLKYRYIADGTLFPDEVDQYDPYIIREALNNCIAHQDYTLGSKILVVENENATLTFANSGDFIPKSIETVIQADAPEPKYRNKFLADAMVNLNMIDTIGSGIKKMYNIQRKKYFPLPDYDLSNHKVKVVITGKVVDINYARKVAQMPNLSLEEIILLDKVAKNKIINDEEIKTLKSKKLIEGRKPNFHISSKVASATNQKGDYIKMRGIDNDYIQKIITDYLTKFESAKRSDLENILFNKLSEGLDISQKINKIKNALQSLKKQGIIVVEGKLWKMSKQD; encoded by the coding sequence ATGGACACCACTTTAGATGCACTATTAAGCCTTTCTACAGAAAATGAATCCGTAGAGTTTAAGGAAGCTAAAAACCAAATAGATAAGGATAAATTAGGTAAATATTTTTCAGCGTTAAGTAATGAAGCTAATTTGGCAAATAAGCCCAATGCTTGGTTGGTGTTAGGTATTAAAAATAATAAGTCGATAGTTGGTACAGCAATTACGGATAAACAGCTTAATGAGTACAAAGCTGAAATTGTGAAGCATACATCGCCTAAAACTAATTTTATAAGTACAAAGCGAGTAAGTCAAGATGGTAGTGCTATTATCTTACTAGAAATACCAGCTGCGCCTAAAGGTTTTCCTTTATCTTGGAAAGGACACTGTTATGGCAGGGATGGTGAGAGTTTGGGTGCTTTATCATCAGATGAATACGATAGAATAAAACTTCAGAATAAAACAGAAGATTGGAGTGCTAAAATTGTTAAAAATGCAACGCTACAAGATTTATCTGAAGAAGCTGTAAAGCAGGCACGTGTTAGATATACTCAAAAAAATCCAAAATTAGAAGACACTATTAAGAGTTGGTCAGATGCTGTTTTTTTAAACAAAGCAAAACTTACCATTAAAGACAAAATTACAAATACAGCAATAATTTTACTCGGTAAACCAGAGTCAGAACATTTTCTAAGTCCTGCTACATCAAAAATTACTTGGATTCTTAAAGATAGCGATAATTTAGAGAAAGACTACGAGCATTTTACCTGTCCGTTATTGCTAAATATAGAAGGTGTTTATAGTAAAATACGAAACCTAAAGTATCGTTATATAGCTGATGGTACGCTTTTTCCTGATGAAGTTGACCAATACGACCCTTACATAATACGTGAAGCATTAAACAACTGTATTGCGCATCAAGATTATACATTGGGAAGTAAAATACTCGTGGTTGAAAATGAAAATGCAACCTTGACATTTGCTAATTCTGGTGATTTTATACCAAAGAGTATTGAAACTGTAATTCAAGCAGATGCACCAGAACCCAAATATCGTAACAAATTTTTAGCAGACGCTATGGTTAATCTTAATATGATTGATACCATTGGTAGTGGGATAAAAAAAATGTATAACATTCAAAGAAAAAAGTATTTTCCATTACCAGACTATGATTTGTCTAACCATAAAGTTAAAGTTGTTATTACAGGGAAAGTAGTAGACATAAACTACGCACGTAAAGTAGCGCAAATGCCTAACTTATCTCTAGAAGAAATTATACTACTAGATAAGGTTGCAAAAAATAAAATAATAAATGATGAAGAAATTAAAACACTAAAGTCAAAAAAATTGATTGAGGGTAGAAAACCTAATTTTCATATTTCGTCTAAAGTGGCATCTGCAACTAATCAAAAAGGTGACTATATAAAAATGCGAGGAATAGATAACGATTACATTCAGAAAATTATAACAGATTATCTGACAAAATTTGAAAGTGCAAAAAGAAGCGATTTAGAAAATATATTATTCAATAAATTATCTGAAGGTTTAGACATTTCTCAAAAAATAAACAAGATAAAGAATGCGCTTCAATCATTAAAAAAACAAGGTATTATAGTTGTTGAAGGCAAATTATGGAAAATGTCTAAACAAGATTAG
- a CDS encoding GIY-YIG nuclease family protein, whose amino-acid sequence MDKKKTLEDIFNDDEFGILDSKPKNSNVKSEDERLIESFQEINAFFEKNDREPEATNVTEFKLLSRLKALRLDANKIETLKPYDTHNLLNTLEEVKSVADILSDDDLGILDTDETLSIFELKHVKSASERAETDFTARRKAMSTKDFAPYEAHFKKIHKELREGKRKLKEFKDVEQNLYKGNYYVVDGILLYLEDDGLEKRKLGDSERKDGRTTIIFENGTKSNMYYRSLAKALYNNGSIVSDTDKESEEELFKNANIVSEEDVQTGWIYILRSKSSKPEIASINDLYKIGFSSIDVHERIKNASKESTYLYADVHLLAKYACYNMDAQKFEHLIHRFFADVCLNVDVFDSKGKRITPREWFVAPRPIIEKVVTLILSGNIVSYRYDKKTQQIVIKA is encoded by the coding sequence ATGGATAAGAAGAAAACATTAGAAGATATATTTAATGATGATGAGTTTGGGATTTTAGATTCTAAACCCAAAAACTCTAATGTAAAATCAGAAGATGAACGCTTAATTGAATCGTTCCAAGAAATTAATGCTTTTTTTGAAAAAAATGATAGAGAACCTGAAGCGACAAATGTTACTGAATTTAAGCTATTATCAAGATTAAAGGCGTTGAGACTTGATGCTAATAAAATAGAAACATTAAAACCATACGACACACATAATCTTTTAAATACTCTGGAAGAAGTAAAATCAGTAGCAGACATTTTAAGTGATGATGATTTAGGTATTTTAGATACCGATGAAACCTTATCTATCTTTGAGTTAAAACACGTTAAAAGTGCATCAGAAAGAGCTGAAACAGATTTCACAGCAAGAAGAAAAGCAATGAGCACAAAAGATTTTGCACCCTATGAAGCACATTTCAAAAAAATACATAAAGAATTAAGAGAAGGGAAGCGTAAGCTAAAAGAATTTAAAGATGTAGAGCAGAACCTTTACAAAGGCAATTATTACGTTGTAGATGGTATTTTATTATACTTAGAAGATGATGGTCTAGAAAAGCGAAAACTAGGTGATAGTGAAAGAAAAGATGGCAGAACAACAATCATTTTCGAGAATGGCACAAAAAGTAATATGTACTATCGCTCATTGGCAAAAGCATTATACAATAACGGAAGCATAGTATCAGACACAGATAAAGAATCAGAAGAAGAACTTTTTAAAAATGCAAATATTGTAAGCGAAGAAGATGTTCAAACAGGATGGATATATATATTAAGGTCAAAATCTTCTAAACCAGAAATCGCATCAATTAATGATTTATATAAAATTGGTTTTTCATCTATAGATGTTCATGAGCGCATTAAAAATGCCTCTAAAGAATCTACCTATTTATATGCAGACGTGCACTTACTTGCTAAGTACGCATGTTACAACATGGACGCACAAAAATTTGAGCACTTAATACATCGCTTTTTTGCAGATGTTTGTTTAAATGTTGATGTATTTGATTCTAAAGGAAAAAGGATAACACCTAGAGAATGGTTTGTTGCACCAAGACCCATTATTGAAAAAGTGGTTACATTAATTTTATCTGGTAATATTGTAAGCTACAGGTATGATAAAAAAACACAACAAATAGTAATAAAGGCTTAA
- a CDS encoding DUF4252 domain-containing protein, whose amino-acid sequence MKKIILLMAFLVAPLLSNAQQSVFDSLEDMDGVDMVVVTKDMFQILSKFSPEKLSKSKEMQVFKMISELQQFRMFSSEDKQIASNMEKMANTLIKQQKLTELMRIKEDDSRVKIYVKTTNTKDYVSEVLMFIKGIDKRTKGFSEAMVVSLSGNIDINMISKLADTLTKE is encoded by the coding sequence ATGAAAAAAATAATTTTATTAATGGCCTTTTTAGTAGCTCCATTATTATCAAATGCACAACAATCTGTATTTGACTCTTTAGAGGATATGGACGGAGTAGATATGGTAGTTGTAACAAAAGATATGTTTCAAATCCTATCGAAATTTAGTCCAGAAAAATTGTCTAAAAGTAAAGAAATGCAAGTGTTTAAAATGATTAGCGAATTGCAACAATTTAGAATGTTTTCTTCTGAAGACAAACAAATTGCAAGTAACATGGAAAAAATGGCAAATACACTAATCAAACAACAAAAATTGACTGAACTAATGAGAATTAAAGAAGATGATTCTCGTGTTAAAATTTATGTAAAAACTACTAACACCAAAGATTATGTTAGCGAAGTATTAATGTTTATTAAAGGAATTGATAAGAGAACAAAAGGTTTTTCTGAAGCTATGGTAGTTTCTTTAAGTGGTAATATAGATATTAATATGATTAGTAAGCTAGCAGACACCTTAACAAAAGAGTAG
- a CDS encoding DEAD/DEAH box helicase, translating to MPDIVHVKYQQTGKSKSTNELGMREMQQKAFEARTAQYLLIKAPPASGKSRALMFIGLDKLINQGIKKVIVAVPERSIGSSFAKTDLKKYGFFADWEPNPRYNLCTPGVEKSKVTAFLNFLESDEKILICTHATLRFAFDAIDEKQLNDCLLAIDEFHHVSVDGDNKLGIVLSSIMDKSTAHVVAMTGSFFRGDSVPILLPEDEEKFIKVKYDYYQQLNGYNYLKSLGIGYHFYQGKYTSAIHEILDENKKTIIHIPSVNSGESEKDKYEEVNRILDGLGELDYQDPDTGVLYVKSKTTGKILKIADLVHDNQKDRDKIQDYLRKVSSVDDIDIIIALGMAKEGFDWPYCEHALTVGYRGSLTEIIQIIGRATRDSENKTHSQFTNLIAQPDAENDEVKLSVNNMLKAITASLLMEQVLAPNFKFKPKFPNDEDDDSEDDDNTIKINGFKLPSSQRAKDIIESDINDLKAKIMQDDQMLKAMPGNVDPEVINKVLIPKIIKETYPDLTDEEVEAVRQHVVVDSVIKNGTIEEVGDKRFIRMADSFVNIDDINIDLIDTINPFQKAFEILSKSVTASVFKAIQETIDATRITMTDEEAIILWPKIKNWIAKTGEQPSIQSFDPQERRLAEAIIFLKEQKRKAQANG from the coding sequence ATGCCAGATATAGTACACGTAAAATACCAACAAACAGGAAAAAGTAAAAGCACTAATGAGTTAGGTATGCGAGAAATGCAACAAAAAGCATTTGAGGCGCGCACAGCGCAATACCTATTAATTAAAGCACCGCCAGCTTCTGGTAAATCTCGTGCATTAATGTTTATAGGTTTAGACAAACTCATAAATCAAGGCATTAAAAAAGTAATCGTCGCAGTTCCTGAACGCTCTATTGGTAGTTCATTTGCTAAAACAGACTTAAAAAAATATGGTTTTTTTGCAGATTGGGAACCTAATCCAAGATATAACTTATGTACGCCTGGTGTAGAAAAAAGTAAAGTGACTGCATTTCTAAATTTTTTAGAAAGTGATGAAAAAATACTAATCTGTACACATGCTACTTTACGCTTTGCTTTTGATGCCATAGACGAAAAACAACTCAATGATTGTTTGTTGGCAATTGATGAATTTCATCATGTCTCTGTAGATGGTGATAATAAATTAGGAATCGTATTAAGTAGTATTATGGATAAATCTACTGCGCACGTAGTAGCAATGACAGGGTCTTTCTTTAGAGGAGATTCCGTACCTATTTTATTACCAGAGGACGAAGAAAAATTTATAAAGGTGAAGTATGATTATTACCAACAACTAAACGGCTATAATTATTTAAAATCATTAGGTATTGGCTATCACTTTTATCAAGGAAAATATACATCTGCTATTCATGAGATATTAGATGAAAACAAAAAAACAATAATTCACATACCAAGCGTAAATTCAGGTGAATCTGAAAAAGATAAATATGAAGAAGTCAATAGAATTTTAGATGGCTTAGGGGAATTAGACTATCAAGACCCAGATACAGGTGTTTTGTATGTAAAAAGTAAAACTACAGGTAAAATCTTAAAGATTGCAGATTTAGTCCATGACAATCAAAAGGACAGAGATAAAATACAAGACTATTTGCGTAAGGTGTCAAGTGTAGATGATATAGATATTATTATTGCTCTAGGTATGGCAAAAGAAGGGTTTGATTGGCCCTATTGCGAACACGCTTTAACCGTAGGTTATAGAGGGTCATTAACAGAAATTATTCAAATCATTGGTAGAGCAACAAGAGATAGTGAAAATAAAACACATTCACAGTTTACCAATTTAATAGCACAGCCAGATGCAGAGAATGATGAAGTAAAACTATCCGTAAATAATATGCTAAAGGCAATTACAGCATCATTATTAATGGAACAAGTGTTAGCACCTAACTTTAAGTTTAAACCAAAATTTCCAAATGATGAAGATGACGATTCAGAAGATGATGATAATACCATAAAAATAAATGGGTTTAAATTACCAAGTTCACAAAGAGCAAAAGATATTATTGAAAGTGATATCAATGACCTAAAAGCAAAAATCATGCAAGATGATCAAATGCTTAAAGCAATGCCGGGTAATGTAGATCCAGAGGTTATAAATAAAGTATTGATACCTAAAATTATTAAGGAAACCTATCCAGACTTAACAGATGAAGAAGTAGAAGCTGTGCGTCAACATGTAGTTGTAGATTCTGTAATTAAAAACGGTACTATCGAAGAAGTAGGGGATAAACGCTTTATTCGTATGGCAGACAGTTTTGTAAATATTGATGATATTAATATCGATTTAATAGATACCATAAATCCATTTCAAAAAGCATTTGAAATCTTATCTAAATCAGTAACAGCATCAGTATTCAAAGCCATCCAAGAAACTATTGATGCTACACGTATAACAATGACAGATGAAGAAGCCATTATATTATGGCCTAAAATAAAAAACTGGATTGCAAAAACAGGCGAACAACCGAGCATTCAATCCTTCGACCCACAAGAAAGACGTTTGGCAGAAGCAATCATATTTTTAAAAGAGCAAAAGCGTAAAGCCCAAGCAAATGGATAA
- a CDS encoding S41 family peptidase codes for MKKRVIFYFLTVLMLNFSCEKKEEPITEAPVSTSDEVNHFIWKGLNLYYLWNTEVTDLADDKFKNVTDLYSYFKKYSSPEETFNSLLNKPGIVDRFSWIVDDYVALENSFQGINITTGMDFGLRRYVSSNSNIYGYVRYVIPNSSAESLGIKRGMIFNTVNGIQLTDTNYNSLLFGNTASLDIGFANFNNGNPLANNTFYSVSKTEVQENPIAISKIINVSNKKIGYLLYNQFASAYDQELNAVFNTFKSNNIDDLIIDLRYNGGGSTTSASYLASMITGQFTDQVFTREVWNDKVTDAFSADSFTNNFVNKITTSSGASISINSLELPSVYFIVSASSASASELIINALDAYIDVKVVGTQTVGKQVGSITLYDSDNLFKSGANLNSKHSYAMQPLVFEIKNKNNKNYPEGIIPETNFTGINMAENIANLGELGNEDEPLLARTIQYITTGLKGSAKQKVYYQTTEIYNSKLATPANNTMYKELKEN; via the coding sequence ATGAAAAAAAGAGTTATATTTTATTTTTTAACGGTTTTAATGTTAAATTTTTCTTGTGAAAAAAAAGAAGAGCCAATTACCGAAGCTCCTGTTTCTACCTCAGATGAAGTAAACCATTTTATTTGGAAAGGTTTAAACCTTTATTATTTATGGAATACCGAAGTAACAGACTTAGCAGACGATAAGTTTAAAAATGTGACAGATTTATATAGTTATTTTAAAAAATATAGTTCTCCAGAAGAAACTTTTAACAGTCTTTTAAACAAACCTGGTATTGTAGATAGATTCTCTTGGATTGTAGACGATTATGTTGCGCTAGAAAACTCATTTCAAGGAATAAATATCACTACAGGAATGGATTTTGGCTTACGGAGATATGTGTCTAGTAACAGTAACATTTATGGCTATGTAAGGTATGTAATACCCAACTCAAGTGCCGAAAGTTTGGGCATAAAAAGGGGCATGATTTTTAATACTGTAAACGGAATTCAGTTAACAGATACCAATTATAATAGTTTATTATTTGGCAACACCGCTAGTTTAGATATTGGTTTTGCTAATTTTAATAATGGAAATCCTTTAGCAAACAATACTTTCTATTCAGTTTCCAAAACAGAAGTTCAAGAAAATCCTATTGCTATTTCAAAAATTATTAATGTATCAAATAAAAAAATAGGGTATTTACTGTATAATCAATTTGCAAGTGCCTACGACCAAGAGCTAAATGCAGTTTTTAATACATTTAAATCTAATAATATAGATGATTTAATAATAGATTTACGTTACAACGGTGGTGGCTCCACAACTTCTGCATCTTACCTTGCTAGCATGATTACAGGGCAATTTACCGATCAAGTTTTTACCAGAGAAGTTTGGAACGATAAAGTTACAGATGCTTTTTCTGCAGACAGTTTTACTAATAATTTTGTAAATAAAATAACAACAAGTTCAGGCGCTAGTATCTCTATAAACAGTTTAGAATTACCTAGCGTATATTTTATTGTTTCGGCAAGCTCTGCCTCTGCCTCTGAATTAATTATTAACGCTTTAGATGCTTATATAGATGTAAAAGTAGTAGGTACACAAACTGTTGGTAAACAAGTTGGCTCTATTACACTTTACGACTCTGATAATTTGTTTAAAAGTGGTGCAAATTTAAACTCAAAACATAGTTATGCTATGCAGCCACTAGTTTTTGAAATTAAAAATAAGAACAATAAAAATTATCCTGAAGGAATTATACCAGAAACAAATTTTACTGGAATAAATATGGCAGAAAATATTGCAAATTTAGGTGAATTAGGTAATGAAGATGAACCTTTACTGGCAAGAACTATTCAGTATATTACAACAGGGTTAAAAGGAAGTGCTAAACAAAAGGTTTACTATCAAACAACAGAAATTTACAACTCAAAATTAGCAACCCCTGCAAACAACACGATGTATAAAGAATTAAAGGAAAATTAA
- a CDS encoding DUF4252 domain-containing protein — translation MKNKYKITALFVLALLVTSCKNEKSLQSYLVETSNKKGFYAGDFPIGSLFTPKKNASTDVLQTIKSIKKVNIVFLPVANTSTAEYNTEKETLKGIFKDNKTYKSLMSMKAKGMNIAVYYSGKSNAIDEMVAFGYGEKVGVGVARLLGNNINPEQVILMLQNVDVENEGALLQEMLGLFQVNKKL, via the coding sequence ATGAAAAATAAATATAAAATAACGGCTCTTTTTGTTTTGGCTCTTTTAGTAACGTCTTGTAAAAACGAAAAATCACTGCAAAGTTATTTGGTAGAAACAAGCAATAAAAAAGGTTTTTATGCAGGCGATTTTCCTATTGGTTCTTTATTTACACCCAAAAAAAATGCCTCTACAGATGTCTTACAAACAATAAAAAGCATAAAAAAAGTAAACATTGTATTTTTGCCAGTTGCAAACACTAGTACAGCTGAGTACAATACTGAAAAAGAAACACTTAAAGGTATATTTAAGGATAACAAAACCTACAAGTCTTTAATGTCTATGAAAGCAAAAGGTATGAATATAGCAGTATATTATAGTGGTAAATCGAATGCTATAGATGAAATGGTTGCTTTTGGTTATGGAGAAAAAGTAGGGGTAGGAGTGGCAAGATTGTTAGGTAACAACATTAATCCAGAACAAGTAATACTAATGTTACAAAATGTAGATGTTGAAAATGAAGGAGCTCTTTTGCAAGAAATGTTAGGGTTGTTTCAGGTAAATAAAAAATTGTAA
- a CDS encoding S41 family peptidase — protein sequence MKNYFNRLFLLLSAICIVQCAKKEPVPNNLVIHDFVWKGLNAYYLHQDKVPKLSDRQFSSDTQLNNYLATFTDYNELYNSLLISEDNKSFLSEEFIDNSLPPHNQFTNGVEFGIIGNPQNDIDVIGYVTHILPGSFAESKDIKRGDFFNAIDGVQLTRNNFEDLLLNGNDNFALSIINFDGLNVSSTIKTVNLEKQNYSYNKAFKEKTITIGADNIGYLIYNNGFSKSDIELLNETFLSFKNSNVNKLILDLRYNISGGSYASDIAVLASIITGQFSNQVLIKEEWNLKAQEWFQTHQPDSLITTFVDKISSTTPINNLEVSDIYIILNGNEFTGSSSVELLINSLKPYINVHIIGRNTKGNNTGSITLYNSQDYNFEFKNENHSISISPIVLQFLNKNNETYSDGFIPNVVLCPHENVLNLGVLGENSDPIFNMLLNYIATGNNIQSNVCNINNYEFLFSSITSQREIDKGIFIKQVLPNTN from the coding sequence ATGAAAAATTATTTTAATAGACTTTTCCTTCTCCTAAGCGCCATATGCATAGTACAGTGTGCCAAAAAAGAGCCTGTTCCAAATAACCTAGTTATTCATGATTTTGTATGGAAAGGTCTTAATGCTTATTATCTTCATCAAGATAAAGTACCTAAATTGTCGGATAGACAGTTTAGTTCAGATACACAGTTAAATAACTATTTAGCAACTTTTACAGATTATAACGAACTATATAATAGCCTTTTAATTTCTGAAGATAACAAATCGTTTTTATCAGAAGAATTTATCGATAATAGTTTGCCACCTCATAACCAATTTACAAATGGTGTAGAATTTGGCATTATTGGCAATCCTCAAAATGATATAGATGTAATTGGCTATGTAACACATATTTTACCTGGTTCTTTTGCTGAGTCTAAAGATATTAAGCGAGGCGATTTTTTTAATGCTATAGATGGTGTTCAACTAACAAGAAACAATTTCGAAGATTTGTTGTTAAATGGCAACGATAACTTTGCCTTATCTATTATAAATTTTGATGGCTTAAATGTATCATCAACAATAAAAACCGTAAATTTAGAAAAGCAAAATTATAGTTATAACAAGGCTTTTAAAGAAAAAACAATAACTATTGGTGCAGATAATATTGGGTATTTAATATATAACAATGGTTTTTCTAAAAGTGATATAGAGCTACTAAATGAAACTTTTTTAAGTTTTAAAAACAGCAATGTAAATAAGCTTATTTTAGACCTTCGTTATAATATTTCTGGCGGAAGTTACGCTAGTGATATTGCCGTGTTAGCTAGCATTATTACCGGGCAATTTTCTAACCAAGTTCTCATAAAAGAAGAATGGAATTTAAAAGCACAAGAATGGTTTCAAACACATCAACCAGACTCTCTTATAACCACTTTTGTTGACAAAATATCAAGTACAACACCAATTAATAATTTAGAGGTTTCGGATATTTATATCATACTTAATGGCAACGAATTTACTGGATCTTCTTCGGTAGAATTACTAATTAACAGTTTAAAACCGTATATAAATGTTCATATAATTGGTAGAAATACTAAAGGAAACAATACGGGCAGTATTACATTATACAATTCTCAAGATTATAATTTTGAGTTTAAAAATGAAAATCACTCAATATCTATTAGTCCTATAGTTTTACAGTTTCTAAATAAGAATAACGAAACATATTCCGACGGATTTATACCGAATGTAGTTTTATGTCCTCATGAAAATGTTTTAAATTTAGGTGTTTTAGGAGAAAATTCAGATCCTATTTTTAATATGCTTTTAAACTATATAGCTACCGGAAATAATATCCAAAGTAATGTTTGTAACATAAATAATTATGAATTCCTTTTTAGTTCAATAACCAGTCAAAGAGAAATTGATAAAGGCATTTTTATAAAACAAGTATTACCTAACACAAATTAA
- a CDS encoding DNA-binding protein has protein sequence MENNQQNIIIYNTADGKASVSLYTKDGNVWMNQSQLAELFDTSIPNVSIHISNILKDRELQSNSVIKDYLTTANYKYITT, from the coding sequence ATGGAAAACAACCAACAAAACATCATCATTTATAACACAGCAGATGGCAAAGCATCTGTAAGTTTATATACAAAAGACGGTAATGTTTGGATGAACCAAAGTCAACTCGCAGAACTTTTTGACACCTCTATACCAAACGTTAGTATTCATATATCTAACATACTCAAAGATAGAGAGTTGCAATCAAATTCAGTTATTAAGGATTACTTAACAACTGCTAATTATAAATACATCACAACCTAA
- a CDS encoding RNA polymerase sigma factor, which produces MNQSEFLTVVLPFKDKVFRLAKRLLVSTEEAEDATQELFFKLWKRRDSIATYKSLEAFAMTMTKNYCYDRLKSKQASNLSLVHSNYKEKETSLDKQVEHLDSVNQVHKMIENLPEQQKIIIQLRDVEGYDFDEICKMVDMKPTAVRVALSRARKTIREQLLKKHNYGVS; this is translated from the coding sequence ATGAATCAATCGGAATTTTTAACAGTTGTGTTACCATTTAAAGATAAAGTCTTTCGTCTTGCAAAAAGATTGTTGGTATCTACAGAAGAAGCCGAAGATGCAACACAAGAACTTTTTTTTAAGTTATGGAAACGTAGAGACAGTATTGCAACTTATAAAAGTTTAGAAGCCTTTGCGATGACAATGACAAAAAATTATTGCTATGATCGATTAAAGTCTAAACAAGCAAGTAATTTGTCTTTAGTACACAGTAATTACAAAGAAAAAGAAACTAGCTTAGACAAACAAGTAGAGCATTTAGATAGTGTAAACCAAGTACACAAAATGATTGAAAATTTGCCCGAGCAACAAAAAATAATCATTCAATTAAGAGATGTTGAAGGTTATGATTTTGATGAAATTTGTAAGATGGTAGACATGAAACCAACTGCAGTAAGAGTTGCTTTATCTAGAGCAAGAAAAACAATTAGAGAACAATTACTAAAAAAACACAACTATGGAGTTAGCTAA